The window CGACGACCGTCGAGTTGGGAGGCACTTCCCTGTTCACCACCGAGCCGGAGCCGATCTTGGAGTCGTGTCCGACACGAATCGGGCCGAGGATCGCCGCCCCCGCCCCGACGATCACGTTGTCCTCGAGGGTGGGATGCCGCTTCCCCTTGTTCCAGCTCGTCCCGCCCAGCAGGAACCCGCCATGCAGCGACGCTTTTTCGCGCCCGTGGGAGCGGGGCGGTGGCGGCGGTCCCAGGCTCGCGAAGGGTCGTCCGCCGTGCGGCCGGGGCGGGATGGCGCCAAGGTTGCACTG is drawn from Candidatus Deferrimicrobium sp. and contains these coding sequences:
- a CDS encoding serine O-acetyltransferase, which produces QCNLGAIPPRPHGGRPFASLGPPPPPRSHGREKASLHGGFLLGGTSWNKGKRHPTLEDNVIVGAGAAILGPIRVGHDSKIGSGSVVNREVPPNSTVVGIPGRVVYREGNVYNDPTGVAGTPDPEGMAIKCLTEQIFALEKRVEDLAKRVEEAPQPAEARTGT